Sequence from the Vanacampus margaritifer isolate UIUO_Vmar chromosome 18, RoL_Vmar_1.0, whole genome shotgun sequence genome:
TTCCTacctgacttctttttttttttttgcttttttggaaATATTGCTTTAGGAAGGACGTTTTGGTCTTCTGTTGTACTTTCCCGCTTTGTAGAGCTCGTCTGTCATGTGCTCCTACCACAACGACGACGGTATTCAGTGTCTCGTTCTCCGTTGCATGCACATCAACTGTACGTGGGTGGATGAGTGGTAGAAGAAGAGCACACCGGTGAGACGGAATTAACATAGAAAATTTCGACGAGGTGCTCAGACACATATCTCGATGGGCGTGGCCACGAGCATGCGGCCTCCCGGCGAGCTTTTCTCCCGCGGCATCCGGTCGTAGCTATTGGTGGACGACACCGAGCTGTTGGTGGAGACGGACACAAAATGGTGGCCCCCGCCCAGTTCCATCGTAGCACCCTTGGCCGCACCACCGCCTCGCTCGGCGGCAATGGGTGACACCGGTGAGAGGGGGGACAGAGTCTGCTGCTTCATCCGCTCCACTAGGActtcctcgtcttcctcccCAGATGAAGATGAGGACATATTGTCGTTCACCTCTGCTCGCCCGTTACCGCCGCCGCCACTTCCCCCGTtgccgttgttgttgttgttttcgccGTCAAGCATCCACGAATGGCTGAAATATCCAAACACCTCTTTAACGGAGCAGCGGCGCTCCTGCTCCACCGAAAGCAAGCGGCGGAACATGCGCAGGGCCTGCTCGGTGAAGCGTCTCCACTGTGAAGGCACCGTGTTGGTCCTCCTCCTCTGCCAGCGGATAAACTCCTGGTAGAAAGAGTCGGTGGCCAGCGCCTTCTCCCACGGGAAGTTGCCGGTCAGCATGCAGAAGAGGAGCACGCCAAAGGCCCACACGTCGGTACTATAGTCTACGCAGAAACCCTCGTGACGAGACACGTCGCACAACTCGGGGGCCGTGTACGGGATGGTGCCGCTGACCTGG
This genomic interval carries:
- the bsk146 gene encoding serine/threonine-protein kinase SBK1 isoform X1; this encodes MDILDELQLIAAQNLEKVEVNKYYEVIRELGKGTYGKVDLVIHKIRGTKMALKFLKKKTTKLKSFLREYSISLYLSPCPFIINMFGIAFETDEYYVFAQEYALAGDLFDIIPPQVGLPEAVAKRCVHQVAIALDYLHCKKLVHRDIKPENILIFDRECRKVKLSDFGMTRRAGSPVKRVRKFSSLKNYPPLCLRMIHFAACLQVSGTIPYTAPELCDVSRHEGFCVDYSTDVWAFGVLLFCMLTGNFPWEKALATDSFYQEFIRWQRRRTNTVPSQWRRFTEQALRMFRRLLSVEQERRCSVKEVFGYFSHSWMLDGENNNNNGNGGSGGGGNGRAEVNDNMSSSSSGEEDEEVLVERMKQQTLSPLSPVSPIAAERGGGAAKGATMELGGGHHFVSVSTNSSVSSTNSYDRMPREKSSPGGRMLVATPIEICV
- the bsk146 gene encoding serine/threonine-protein kinase SBK1 isoform X2; this translates as MDILDELQLIAAQNLEKVEVNKYYEVIRELGKGTYGKVDLVIHKIRGTKMALKFLKKKTTKLKSFLREYSISLYLSPCPFIINMFGIAFETDEYYVFAQEYALAGDLFDIIPPQVGLPEAVAKRCVHQVAIALDYLHCKKLVHRDIKPENILIFDRECRKVKLSDFGMTRRAGSPVKRVSGTIPYTAPELCDVSRHEGFCVDYSTDVWAFGVLLFCMLTGNFPWEKALATDSFYQEFIRWQRRRTNTVPSQWRRFTEQALRMFRRLLSVEQERRCSVKEVFGYFSHSWMLDGENNNNNGNGGSGGGGNGRAEVNDNMSSSSSGEEDEEVLVERMKQQTLSPLSPVSPIAAERGGGAAKGATMELGGGHHFVSVSTNSSVSSTNSYDRMPREKSSPGGRMLVATPIEICV